A window from Sinanaerobacter sp. ZZT-01 encodes these proteins:
- a CDS encoding DUF3006 domain-containing protein — MKVIIDRFEGEYAVVELEDGTIVNMLKTLIPENAKEGSIITISCNENETENRQENMKKKMNSIFKK; from the coding sequence ATGAAGGTGATAATTGATAGGTTTGAGGGTGAATATGCTGTTGTTGAGTTAGAAGATGGTACAATAGTAAATATGCTTAAGACCCTTATACCTGAAAATGCAAAAGAGGGTAGTATAATAACTATCTCGTGTAATGAGAATGAAACAGAGAATAGACAAGAGAATATGAAAAAGAAAATGAATTCGATTTTTAAGAAATAA